Proteins encoded in a region of the Dorea longicatena genome:
- a CDS encoding DUF5662 family protein gives MKALQHLQTINHHKYLVMKECFEVGLYKQGLLHDMSKYSPTEFLVGCRYYQGNRSPNNAEREATGYSWAWLHHKGRNKHHYEYWIDYSVIPGEGMVGLKMPLRYVVEMFMDRIAASKTYQGEAYRNWHPLEYYEKGAARLGKMIHPDTAKLLHELLEMLAEEGEEKTFSYIKHVLLKQKKY, from the coding sequence ATGAAAGCATTACAACACTTACAGACGATCAATCATCATAAATATCTTGTTATGAAAGAATGTTTTGAAGTAGGACTTTATAAGCAGGGCCTTCTTCATGATATGTCAAAATATTCTCCGACGGAGTTCCTTGTGGGATGTAGGTACTATCAGGGAAATCGAAGTCCGAATAATGCGGAAAGAGAAGCAACCGGATATTCCTGGGCATGGCTTCATCATAAAGGACGGAATAAGCATCATTATGAATACTGGATTGATTATAGTGTGATACCGGGGGAGGGCATGGTTGGTTTGAAAATGCCGCTTCGGTACGTGGTAGAGATGTTCATGGATCGTATTGCAGCTTCAAAGACTTACCAGGGAGAAGCATACAGAAACTGGCATCCATTGGAATATTACGAAAAGGGTGCGGCAAGACTTGGAAAAATGATTCATCCGGATACGGCAAAACTTTTGCATGAATTGTTAGAGATGCTGGCCGAAGAAGGAGAGGAAAAAACTTTTTCATACATTAAGCATGTACTGCTGAAACAGAAGAAATATTAA